In Edaphobacter dinghuensis, a genomic segment contains:
- a CDS encoding FKBP-type peptidyl-prolyl cis-trans isomerase: protein MKPIFSSLVLLVAVSATAQTTTHKAAAVVHHHTATTAVSKIPRVPGIPKTLYTLKYVDIVVGKGALAEPHKWYTVRYTGWLTDGTKFDSSYDHPGGAPITFPYGAKRVIIGWDTGFEGMHVGGKRRLYIPYQLAYGELGRPPVIPAKANLVFDVELVAMSDNPPEQPAPTPTPSEQPSQQTNPAPATQLQTSPHPESL, encoded by the coding sequence ATGAAGCCGATCTTCTCTTCGCTCGTCCTGCTGGTTGCCGTCTCCGCCACTGCCCAGACCACGACCCACAAGGCAGCCGCAGTTGTTCATCATCACACTGCGACAACTGCCGTCTCTAAAATCCCACGCGTCCCCGGGATTCCCAAGACGCTCTACACCCTGAAGTACGTCGACATCGTTGTCGGCAAGGGAGCGCTCGCGGAGCCGCATAAGTGGTACACCGTCCGCTACACCGGCTGGCTTACCGACGGCACCAAGTTCGACTCCTCTTATGATCATCCCGGCGGTGCACCGATCACCTTCCCCTACGGGGCCAAGCGCGTCATCATCGGCTGGGACACAGGGTTCGAGGGCATGCATGTGGGCGGCAAGCGTCGCCTCTACATTCCGTACCAGCTTGCGTACGGAGAGCTGGGCCGTCCGCCCGTCATCCCCGCCAAAGCAAATCTCGTCTTCGATGTCGAGCTGGTAGCGATGTCCGACAATCCGCCGGAACAGCCTGCTCCCACGCCCACGCCGTCAGAACAGCCGTCTCAGCAGACAAACCCAGCACCTGCCACGCAGCTACAGACTTCTCCGCATCCAGAGAGCCTCTAG
- a CDS encoding SGNH/GDSL hydrolase family protein — MQRCLCAITLLVSSGFILPAAGAQSPKAAAHASILETIEWTWAAKPDAPDPALPNVLLLGDSITRGYYPEVAKLLTGRANCYLFATSAASGDPRLIHQIDDYFAMIPLKFAVIHFNNGMHGWKYTEAAYGSALPQMVEALRAKSHGAKLVWATTTPVHAADSGGATNPRIDQRNAESLRTMQRFHIPIDDQHALMAAHDDLHNGDVHYTEAGSAVQAQQVQQIIEKMLPPR; from the coding sequence ATGCAACGTTGCCTTTGCGCCATCACGCTTCTTGTCAGCAGCGGCTTCATCCTTCCAGCCGCTGGCGCCCAGTCACCTAAAGCTGCTGCACACGCGAGCATTCTTGAGACCATCGAGTGGACATGGGCCGCGAAGCCTGACGCCCCCGATCCGGCGCTGCCCAATGTGCTGTTGCTTGGCGACTCCATCACTCGTGGCTACTATCCCGAGGTGGCGAAACTTCTGACTGGCCGCGCCAACTGCTATCTCTTCGCGACCTCCGCAGCCTCTGGCGATCCACGCCTCATTCATCAAATCGACGACTACTTCGCCATGATTCCGTTGAAGTTTGCCGTCATCCACTTCAACAACGGAATGCACGGGTGGAAGTACACGGAAGCCGCCTACGGCAGCGCTCTTCCCCAAATGGTCGAAGCGCTGCGCGCAAAATCGCACGGAGCAAAGCTGGTCTGGGCCACCACCACTCCTGTTCACGCAGCCGACTCCGGCGGAGCCACCAACCCGCGCATTGACCAACGCAACGCCGAATCTCTTCGCACGATGCAGCGTTTCCATATCCCCATCGACGACCAGCACGCTCTTATGGCTGCGCATGACGATCTTCACAACGGCGATGTCCATTACACCGAGGCAGGCAGCGCTGTGCAGGCACAACAGGTTCAGCAGATCATCGAAAAGATGTTGCCGCCCCGCTGA
- a CDS encoding Tex family protein, producing MADPKVLSPEILLHIATSLNVPMRGLVAVIELLNEGGTVPFIARYRKEATGNLDEVQIRDIEEKLAYFRDLVARRETILASILEQGKLTDELKARIEATLDKSELEDLYLPYKPKRRTKATIAREKGLEPLALYLMAQEAGPQPLAEMAAGFVDATKEVNSVDEALEGARHIVAEMLSEDADLRKALRQLMFDEGIVVSRKAIDAVDEQEKFKMYYEYREPVKTIPSHRMLAVRRGESESVLYFLIEMEPLRALGVMQSRVLRRAGDWTVHLEQAMEDAWKRLLNPSIQGELRLELKKRSDTDAIQVFRDNLHHLLLAPPAGPISILGIDPGLRTGCKVAVVDQTGKFLANDVLYLHTSKGAADSAAKVLEKLLVEHNVRAIAIGNGTASRETDAFVRDFLREHRLDNIFSVTVSESGASIYSASDIARQEFPDLDLTVRGAISIARRLQDPLSELVKVDPKSIGVGQYQHDVDQRQLQQSLEAVIESCVNRVGVDLNTSSWTLLRYVSGITERTALNIVSYRNEHGQFRSRAELNKVSGIGAKTFEQAAGFLRIRDGENPLDMTAVHPESYGVVEEIAKSLDAPVGELIRRPELLAKVDAKQLSAGTYTLKDILEELKKPGRDPRDKFVAPSFNDTVREFTDVQPDMVLEGVVTNVTKFGAFVDIGVHQDGLVHVSELSNRFIKDPSEAVKAGQIVKVKVLSADAKTKRIALSMKALMGPAQRAPREAPKKPEISMSDKLNLLATKWKVS from the coding sequence ATGGCTGATCCTAAAGTTCTCTCTCCTGAAATTCTTCTTCATATTGCTACTTCGTTAAATGTGCCCATGCGTGGGCTGGTCGCTGTCATTGAACTGCTCAACGAGGGCGGAACAGTTCCGTTTATTGCGCGATATCGTAAAGAGGCTACGGGAAATCTGGACGAAGTCCAGATTCGCGATATCGAAGAGAAGCTGGCTTACTTCCGCGACCTTGTGGCTCGGCGCGAGACGATTCTTGCCTCCATTCTGGAGCAGGGCAAGCTGACCGATGAGTTGAAGGCGCGCATCGAGGCGACGCTCGATAAGAGTGAGCTTGAAGACCTTTATCTTCCTTACAAGCCGAAGCGACGGACCAAGGCCACGATTGCGCGCGAGAAGGGACTGGAGCCGCTGGCGCTTTACCTGATGGCGCAGGAGGCGGGGCCGCAGCCGCTGGCAGAGATGGCCGCAGGCTTTGTGGATGCGACGAAAGAAGTGAACAGCGTAGATGAAGCGCTGGAGGGTGCGCGACACATTGTTGCCGAGATGTTGAGCGAGGATGCCGACCTGCGCAAGGCGCTGCGGCAGCTAATGTTCGACGAAGGTATTGTGGTGAGCCGCAAGGCGATCGATGCGGTCGACGAGCAGGAAAAGTTCAAGATGTACTACGAGTATCGTGAGCCGGTGAAGACGATTCCGTCGCATCGTATGCTGGCGGTTCGCCGGGGCGAGAGCGAGTCGGTGCTCTACTTCCTGATCGAGATGGAGCCTCTGCGTGCGCTTGGCGTGATGCAATCGCGCGTATTGCGGAGAGCGGGCGATTGGACGGTGCATCTCGAACAGGCGATGGAAGATGCGTGGAAGCGGTTGTTGAATCCTTCGATTCAAGGGGAGCTTCGGTTGGAGTTGAAGAAGCGTTCGGATACGGATGCGATTCAGGTGTTTCGCGATAATCTTCACCATCTGCTGCTGGCTCCGCCTGCCGGGCCGATCTCGATTTTGGGGATCGATCCGGGGCTGCGTACGGGTTGCAAGGTTGCTGTGGTCGACCAGACGGGCAAGTTTCTCGCAAATGATGTGCTTTATCTGCATACGTCAAAGGGCGCTGCGGATAGCGCGGCCAAGGTATTGGAGAAGCTGCTGGTCGAGCACAATGTTCGCGCGATTGCGATCGGCAATGGAACGGCTTCGCGAGAGACGGATGCCTTTGTGCGCGACTTTCTGCGCGAGCATCGGCTGGACAATATCTTTTCTGTCACGGTGAGCGAGTCGGGTGCCAGCATCTATTCGGCGTCGGATATTGCGCGACAGGAGTTTCCTGATCTTGACCTGACGGTGCGTGGCGCGATCTCGATTGCGCGGCGGTTGCAGGACCCGCTGTCGGAGCTGGTGAAGGTCGATCCCAAGTCGATTGGGGTGGGGCAGTATCAGCATGACGTCGATCAGCGGCAGTTGCAGCAGTCGTTGGAGGCAGTGATCGAGAGCTGCGTGAACCGCGTGGGCGTTGATCTCAACACCTCTTCATGGACGTTGCTGCGTTATGTCTCGGGGATTACGGAGCGGACGGCGCTGAATATTGTGAGCTATCGCAACGAGCATGGGCAGTTTCGTTCGCGCGCTGAGCTGAACAAGGTCTCCGGCATTGGAGCGAAGACGTTTGAGCAGGCGGCAGGATTTTTGCGGATAAGGGATGGAGAGAATCCGTTGGATATGACGGCAGTGCATCCTGAGTCGTATGGCGTGGTGGAGGAGATTGCAAAGTCGCTGGATGCTCCGGTAGGTGAGCTGATTCGCAGACCGGAGCTGCTGGCGAAGGTGGATGCGAAACAGCTTTCGGCGGGAACTTATACGCTGAAGGACATTCTCGAGGAGCTGAAGAAGCCGGGGCGCGACCCTCGCGATAAATTTGTTGCTCCGAGTTTCAACGATACGGTGCGCGAGTTTACCGATGTGCAGCCGGATATGGTGTTGGAAGGCGTAGTGACGAACGTGACCAAGTTCGGCGCGTTCGTCGACATCGGTGTGCACCAGGATGGGCTGGTGCATGTCAGCGAGTTGTCGAACCGGTTTATCAAAGATCCGTCAGAGGCGGTGAAGGCCGGACAGATCGTGAAGGTCAAGGTGCTGAGCGCGGATGCAAAAACGAAGCGGATTGCCTTGTCGATGAAAGCGTTGATGGGACCGGCCCAGCGAGCACCGAGAGAGGCTCCGAAGAAGCCGGAGATCTCGATGAGCGATAAGTTGAATCTGCTAGCTACAAAGTGGAAGGTCTCTTAG
- the cyaY gene encoding iron donor protein CyaY, translating into MLDETTFRRESDRALEALKQSLIAAEEESEAFEAEENNGVLNILFEDGTSKFVLTPNTPVRQLWISATSTSFKLEWSESASAFVLPKTGEDLKTLTQRLLREHLNDATITLA; encoded by the coding sequence ATGCTCGACGAAACGACATTCCGCCGTGAATCCGACCGCGCCCTCGAAGCCCTCAAGCAATCCCTCATCGCTGCCGAAGAGGAATCCGAGGCATTTGAGGCTGAGGAAAACAATGGCGTCCTCAACATTCTCTTCGAAGACGGCACCAGCAAATTCGTGCTCACGCCGAATACTCCCGTCCGCCAGCTCTGGATCTCTGCCACCTCCACCAGCTTCAAGCTCGAGTGGTCAGAAAGCGCAAGTGCCTTCGTCCTCCCAAAAACCGGAGAAGATCTGAAGACCCTCACTCAGCGCCTGCTGCGCGAACACCTCAACGACGCAACCATCACGCTGGCCTAG